Proteins encoded in a region of the Megalops cyprinoides isolate fMegCyp1 chromosome 3, fMegCyp1.pri, whole genome shotgun sequence genome:
- the LOC118774939 gene encoding LOW QUALITY PROTEIN: F-box only protein 46-like (The sequence of the model RefSeq protein was modified relative to this genomic sequence to represent the inferred CDS: inserted 2 bases in 1 codon) has product MMERDTFSQIRLWCPRPFGTYSQNKLCSVAGGDLLKGGGHGSGRDDDDDAAVCTPMEAGARESAKEDVVSENTPPITDPPPVPPDNQVEDGRVLLDTWYVIKPGNTKEKIAFFVAHQCSGAALLRPNTMKVKGRWGSDCTKAKRRRRCSYTPPGPASDTDDARGLSETDLLSVAQMVALVERRTAMALQGIVAQGPPPPSTQTALPDPGTLVFPPEPPRPPVPAALAXCEVEEQETWRVAEAVAHFEAQQRLEDGLLQQGGEGGKRGEQLADAGGASGEVRIAFRVSSIDPRSQAEPTGRPNCMFLSRGGGGGGGGGGGAAPLGARAKEKITCDLYQLLSPSSRDPSTLLGTSPKPEHGAEGPPTGSAPPPSSDPDQDQGVGERVTGFHVEVVVTGAVDQCVFYGKDGSEKVQEETVCFSVSGSPADACEDPPPGQLFFLQPPHPEEERHSPTECAGGRAPLGGGGERAAPPSPAPRQEQDHTDAPLCRLYRHVSHDFLEIRFQIQRLLEPRQYLLLLPDHIMVTIFSYLPTRSLAALKCTCHDFKALIETYGVRATDSRWNQDPLYRDDPCKQCKRQYARGDVSLCRWHPKPYHHDLPYGRSYWMCCRRTDKDTPGCRVGLHDNNWVQPCDLVQTRCKREDGR; this is encoded by the exons ATGATGGAGCGCGACACCTTCTCCCAAATCCGCCTGTGGTGCCCTCGTCCTTTCGGCACCTACTCCCAGAATAAGCTGTGCAGCGTTGCCGGGGGAGACCTGCTCAAAGGCGGTGGCCACGGCAGTGGccgtgatgatgatgatgatgcagcAGTGTGCACGCCCATGGAAGCGGGTGCGAGGGAGAGCGCCAAGGAGGACGTGGTCTCTGAGAACACGCCCCCCATCACGGACCCACCCCCCGTTCCCCCCGACAACCAGGTGGAGGATGGGCGGGTTCTGCTGGACACCTGGTACGTCATCAAGCCGGGCAACACCAAGGAGAAGATCGCCTTCTTCGTAGCGCACCAGTGCAGCGGCGCGGCACTCCTCCGGCCCAACACCATGAAGGTGAAGGGGAGATGGGGCAGCGACTGCACCAAGGCCAAGCGCAGGCGGCGCTGCTCCTACACTCCCCCAGGCCCGGCCTCCGACACCGACGACGCCCGCGGGCTGAGCGAGACAGACCTTCTCTCCGTGGCCCAGATGGTGGCGCTGGTGGAGCGGCGCACCGCCATGGCCCTGCAGGGCATCGTGGCCCAAGGCCCGCCGCCACCATCCACCCAAACCGCCCTCCCTGACCCCGGCACCCTGGTCTTCCCGCCGGAACCCCCCCGGCCCCCCGTCCCGGCCGCCCTCGC CTGCgaggtggaggagcaggagacGTGGCGGGTCGCCGAGGCCGTCGCCCACTTCGAGGCGCAGCAGCGCCTGGAGGACGGCCTCCTGCAGcaggggggcgaggggggcaAGAGGGGCGAGCAGCTCGCGGATGCAGGAGGCGCCAGCGGAGAGGTGAGGATCGCCTTCCGCGTGTCCAGCATTGATCCTCGCTCCCAGGCAGAGCCCACGGGCCGCCCCAACTGCATGTTCCTGAGccgcggaggaggaggagggggcgggggagggggaggggccgcACCATTGGGGGCGCGGGCCAAAGAGAAGATCACCTGCGACCTGTACCAGCTGCTCAGCCCCTCATCACGGGACCCCAGCACCTTGCTCGGGACGTCACCCAAACCTGAACATGGCGCAGAGGGACCCCCCACCGGCTCGGCGCCCCCCCCCAGCAGTGACCCCGATCAGGACCAGGGGGTTGGGGAGCGTGTGACAGGCTTCCACGTGGAGGTGGTGGTGACAGGCGCTGTAGACCAGTGCGTCTTCTACGGCAAGGACGGCTCCGAGAAGGTGCAGGAGGAGACAGTGTGCTTCAGCGTGTCTGGCAGCCCGGCCGACGCCTGCGAGGACCCACCTCCCGGACAGCTGTTCTTcctccagcccccccaccctgaGGAAGAGCGCCACAGCCCCACGGAGTGCGCCGGGGGCAGGGCTccgctggggggagggggcgagagggctgccccgccctcccccgcccccaggCAGGAGCAGGACCACACCGACGCACCCCTCTGCCGCCTGTACCGCCACGTCTCCCACGACTTCCTGGAGATCCGCTTCCAGATCCAGCGGCTGCTGGAGCCGCGGCAgtacctgctgctgctgcccgaCCACATCATGGTGACCATCTTCAGCTACCTGCCCACGCGCTCGCTGGCCGCCCTCAAGTGCACCTGCCACGACTTCAAGGCCCTGATCGAGACGTACGGCGTGCGCGCCACCGACTCGCGCTGGAACCAGGACCCGCTGTACCGCGACGACCCCTGCAAGCAGTGCAAGCGGCAGTACGCGCGCGGCGACGTGTCCCTCTGCCGCTGGCACCCCAAACCTTACCACCACGACCTGCCTTACGGACGCTCCTACTGGATGTGCTGCCGGCGCACCGACAAGGACACGCCCGGCTGCCGGGTGGGACTGCACGACAACAACTGGGTGCAGCCCTGCGACCTGGTACAGACTCGCTGTaagagagaggatgggaggtga